A stretch of the Ostrea edulis chromosome 9, xbOstEdul1.1, whole genome shotgun sequence genome encodes the following:
- the LOC125672888 gene encoding uncharacterized protein LOC125672888 has translation MEYILVQSFFVFLLMVDTCGADTQSDSWKDMLRGYLSGQLSSSYHTEAFRHEFRKFINIVDKKMKTWKEEIKSKPVIHGRNKSIVYTRWGKKSCPSNAELVYSGFMGGSSYAHTGAVVDSLCLPRDPESGIHNDRAGTPRNYVYGTEYEIYHFSNHIDKLVKHDVPCAVCLVKNRSI, from the exons ATGGAATACATATTG GTGCAGTCATTCTTTGTCTTTCTTTTAATGGTGGATACTTGTGGAGCGGATACTCAGTCTGACAGCTGGAAGGACATGTTACGAGGTTACCTATCAGGACAGCTGTCCTCGTCATACCACACAGAAGCTTTCAGACACGAATTCAGAAAGTTTATTAACATCgttgataagaaaatgaaaacctggaaggaagaaataaaatcaaaaccTG TGATCCATGGTAGAAACAAGAGCATTGTTTACACAAGATGGGGGAAGAAATCTTGCCCGTCCAATGCTGAGCTAGTATACTCAG gATTTATGGGAGGATCAAGTTACGCGCATACTGGCGCAGTTGTCGACTCCCTTTGCTTACCTAGAGATCCAGAGTCGGGGATCCACAATGATAGAGCGGGCACGCCTAGAAATTACGTATATGGAACAGAATACGAAATATATCATTTCAGCAATCACATCGATAAACTTGTCAAGCATGACGTACCATGTGCTGTGTGCCTAGTTAAAAATAGATCCATTTGA